TGAGAACTAAAAGAAAAAATTTTCGAAGTTACTAAAAAATATGGTGCTTACTATGTTTTAGAAAGAGGTCTAGCCCTTTTGCATGCTCCTGCTGGTGTTTATGCAAAACAAGCCGCTATATCAACATTAATTTTAAAAGATGAAGTTTGCTTTAATAATCAAGATGATAAATGTGCAAAAATTATTTTAACTCTTTCAGCACCAAACAATTTACAACATATATCTTTAATCCAACAATTTGGTCAATGATTTATG
This Mesomycoplasma neurolyticum DNA region includes the following protein-coding sequences:
- a CDS encoding PTS sugar transporter subunit IIA; translated protein: MKLFDFKMMKYIDEKLDWKQVIHEGVKLLVDNNKATWELKEKIFEVTKKYGAYYVLERGLALLHAPAGVYAKQAAISTLILKDEVCFNNQDDKCAKIILTLSAPNNLQHISLIQQFGQWFMDENFKNKAFSVNSLEEFLQLIKEKENEN